In Salmo salar chromosome ssa03, Ssal_v3.1, whole genome shotgun sequence, a single genomic region encodes these proteins:
- the LOC106601861 gene encoding nuclear GTPase SLIP-GC isoform X3, with protein MDDYVKRKLQEWVLSEYIDNFKGQQISETNFKLLLGEEKAQETLIPPWGPRLLFKKKLGELCNNEIEPSTSKMLSPCATSTPGKRNTDEANPPIAKRHCGTSLGRADDMTKGKQIMKRVRGKLQSKPADQQSSLKFKEFLSHKIKVLETDKKEVVGVFGKTGAGKSYLINSILDQGNLLPSGDVSACTSVMIQVEANMTRDGKYTAEIEFITQEEWEEELQSILAERKSEEGNDDEKEDSDGDTDEYDDADKIYALYREDGNEASVNNLMDSRHFKSIPEFLSGKKKEFKTSQAEELSRELWCYLRSDIPSNEQQYWPLVKSVTIKIPNVKDLLEHIVLIDLPGNGDCNKSRDEMWKSVVGRCTTVWIVSEINRPVSEKEAWEILDRSVSYLGHGGQCRSISFICTKTDNICVDDDMNKERDSILSRNKVAKKKVEEKFNKQPKIKVNYSAIISCLEKNPYLFYLCSYFQSPTFQEHFNIDKDFFQVFTVSSKEYRKNSVLQPEDTEIPKLQEFLRNLNDRRTKTSDYVSGAYGILSLIQGAKSSDMTDRKKEVCQVLENNLKEGLETIGQSMDEAYEAFERCLSEGVRQSVETCEKIAKDKVIEPKGRNGRGYHKVLKSLCKNNGVYKPIRKKGKKRQMEINLNDSLASCMRDLSNETFKKYFPNQGKGSSINDLIDNFTLDTNSLVEEHPEVSLHLTFLKTEETKLKAKLKRDIRERKKEIYNILPKSISDTMRPCYERAAQYTGTDSLESMRKELRNHLKTFKEEMFHKAKKEMLDLLKEMKKHIVEELEHELQESMSQSLKTPDNLLVPDVSEEYEEMKKCYETLPSSTNATTTTA; from the exons ATGGACGACTATGTGAAAAGGAAGTTACAAGAATGGGTACTCAGTGAGTACATTGACAACTTTAAAG GTCAACAAATTTCAGAAACAAATTTCAAGCTCCTACTTGGTGAAGAAAAAGCTCAGGAGACCTTGATTCCACCTTGGGGACCAAGGCTTCTATTCAAAAAGAAACTTGGAGAATTATGTAACAACGAG ATTGAGCCCTCAACCAGTAAGATGCTCTCTCCCTGTGCTACCTCTACTCCAG GCAAAAGGAATACAGATGAGGCTAATCCACCAATAGCCAAACGGCATTGTGGCACTTCATTGGGAAGAGCAG ATGacatgacaaagggaaaacagatCATGAAACGGGTCAGAGGCAAACTCCAAAGCAAACCTGCCGATCAGCAAAGTTCATTGAAGTTCAAAGAATTCCTTAG CCATAAAATCAAAGTGTTGGAGACTGACAAAAAAGAGGTAGTGGGTGTATTTGGGAAGACTGGGGCTGGTAAAAGCTATTTGATTAACAGCATCTTGGATCAGGGAAATTTACTGCCCTCTGGAGATGTCAGTGCATGCACCTCAGTCATGATTCAGGTGGAGGCTAACATGACCAGGGACGGAAAATACACTGCAGAGATTGAGTTCATTACGCAAGAG GAATGGGAAGAGGAGCTTCAGTCCATCTTAGCAGAGAGAAAATCAGAAGAGGGAAATGATGACGAGAAGGAGGACAGTGATGGCGACACAGATGAATATGATGATGCTGATAAGATCTATGCATTGTACAGAGAAGATGGAAATGAGGCATCTGTGAACAATCTGATGGACAGCAGGCACTTTAAATCAATTCCAGAGTTTCTCTCAGGAAAAAAGAAAGAATTTAAAACATCTCAG GCAGAAGAACTCTCTAGAGAACTTTGGTGCTACTTACGGAGTGACATACCGAGTAACGAACAACAATATTGGCCGCTTGTGAAGTCTGTGACCATCAAGATACCAAATGTCAAAGACCTTCTGGAGCACATTGTGCTGATTGATCTTCCAGGCAATGGAGACTGCAACAAGAGTAGAGATGAGATGTGGAAATCG GTTGTTGGAAGATGCACCACCGTGTGGATTGTGAGTGAAATTAATCGACCAGTGTCAGAGAAGGAAGCTTGGGAGATCTTAGACAGAAGTGTCAGCTACTTGGGACACGGTGGACAATGTCGAAGCATCAGTTTCATCTGCACAAAAACAGACAACATCTGTGTGGATGATGACAT GAACAAAGAACGTGACAGTATATTGAGCAGAAATAAGGTTGCCAAGAAAAAGGTGGAAGAGAAATTCAACAAGCAACCAAAAATCAAGGTAAATTACAGTGCCATTATTTCATGCCTAGAAAAAAAtccttatttattttatttatgctcTTACTTTCAATCACCAACCTTTCAGGAACATTTCAACATTGACAAGGACTTTTTCCAAGTGTTTACTGTGAGTTCCAAGGAATACCGGAAGAACAGTGTTTTACAGCCAGAAGACACAG AAATACCCAAACTTCAGGAATTTCTTAGAAATCTCAATGATCGTCGCACAAAGACTTCAGATTATGTTTCTGGAGCCTATgggatactctctctgatacaagGAGCCAAAAGCAGCGACATG acagacagaaaaaaagAGGTGTGCCAGGTTCTGGAAAATAACCTGAAAGAGGGGCTCGAAACCATTGGTCAATCTATGGATGAGGCTTATGAAGCTTTTGAACGATGCCTCTCAGAAGGAGTTCGACAGTCAGTAGAAACATGTGAGAAAATTGCCAAGGATAAAGTGATAGAACCA AAGGGAAGAAATGGCAGAGGGTATCATAAGGTATTGAAGTCCTTATGCAAGAATAACGGAGTTTACAAACCAATCAGAAAAAAGGGAAAGAAAAGGCAAATGGAAATAAACCTTAATGACAGTTTGGCCTCATGTATGAGAGATCTCAGCAATGAAACGTTCAAGAAATATTTCCC AAATCAAGGCAAGGGCAGCTCAATCAATGATTTGATTGATAACTTCACCCTTGACACAAACAGCTTGGTTGAGGAGCACCCAGAAGTGTCATTGCATCTGACATTCCTCAAGACAGAG GAAACCAAGTTGAAGGCAAAACTAAAGAGGGACATCCGTGAGAGGAAGAAAGAAATCTACAACATTCTCCCAAAGTCAATCAGTGACACAATGCGCCCATGCTATGAAA GGGCGGCACAGTACACGGGAACAGACAGTCTGGAGAGTATGCGAAAGGAGCTGAGGAATCACTTGAAGACATTTAAGGAAGAAATGTTCCACAAGGCCAAGAAAGAGATGCTGGATCTCCTCAAAGAAATGAAG AAACACATTGTGGAGGAGCTGGAGCATGAACTACAAGAATCCATGAGCCAGTCACTCAAGACGCCTGACAACTTGCTCGTCCCAG ATGTCTCTGAGGAATATGAAGAGATGAAGAAGTGCTACGAGACACTGCCCAGCAGCaccaatgcaacaacaacaactgcctga
- the LOC106601861 gene encoding nuclear GTPase SLIP-GC isoform X5, with product MDDYVKRKLQEWVLSEYIDNFKGQQISETNFKLLLGEEKAQETLIPPWGPRLLFKKKLGELCNNEIEPSTSKMLSPCATSTPGKRNTDEANPPIAKRHCGTSLGRADDMTKGKQIMKRVRGKLQSKPADQQSSLKFKEFLSHKIKVLETDKKEVVGVFGKTGAGKSYLINSILDQGNLLPSGDVSACTSVMIQVEANMTRDGKYTAEIEFITQEEWEEELQSILAERKSEEGNDDEKEDSDGDTDEYDDADKIYALYREDGNEASVNNLMDSRHFKSIPEFLSGKKKEFKTSQAEELSRELWCYLRSDIPSNEQQYWPLVKSVTIKIPNVKDLLEHIVLIDLPGNGDCNKSRDEMWKSVVGRCTTVWIVSEINRPVSEKEAWEILDRSVSYLGHGGQCRSISFICTKTDNICVDDDMNKERDSILSRNKVAKKKVEEKFNKQPKIKEHFNIDKDFFQVFTVSSKEYRKNSVLQPEDTEIPKLQEFLRNLNDRRTKTSDYVSGAYGILSLIQGAKSSDMTDRKKEVCQVLENNLKEGLETIGQSMDEAYEAFERCLSEGVRQSVETCEKIAKDKVIEPKGRNGRGYHKVLKSLCKNNGVYKPIRKKGKKRQMEINLNDSLASCMRDLSNETFKKYFPNQGKGSSINDLIDNFTLDTNSLVEEHPEVSLHLTFLKTEETKLKAKLKRDIRERKKEIYNILPKSISDTMRPCYERAAQYTGTDSLESMRKELRNHLKTFKEEMFHKAKKEMLDLLKEMKKHIVEELEHELQESMSQSLKTPDNLLVPGKGNKPLWYITTIYRIINHVVWVLDADWLKKHFNSVYIRLQV from the exons ATGGACGACTATGTGAAAAGGAAGTTACAAGAATGGGTACTCAGTGAGTACATTGACAACTTTAAAG GTCAACAAATTTCAGAAACAAATTTCAAGCTCCTACTTGGTGAAGAAAAAGCTCAGGAGACCTTGATTCCACCTTGGGGACCAAGGCTTCTATTCAAAAAGAAACTTGGAGAATTATGTAACAACGAG ATTGAGCCCTCAACCAGTAAGATGCTCTCTCCCTGTGCTACCTCTACTCCAG GCAAAAGGAATACAGATGAGGCTAATCCACCAATAGCCAAACGGCATTGTGGCACTTCATTGGGAAGAGCAG ATGacatgacaaagggaaaacagatCATGAAACGGGTCAGAGGCAAACTCCAAAGCAAACCTGCCGATCAGCAAAGTTCATTGAAGTTCAAAGAATTCCTTAG CCATAAAATCAAAGTGTTGGAGACTGACAAAAAAGAGGTAGTGGGTGTATTTGGGAAGACTGGGGCTGGTAAAAGCTATTTGATTAACAGCATCTTGGATCAGGGAAATTTACTGCCCTCTGGAGATGTCAGTGCATGCACCTCAGTCATGATTCAGGTGGAGGCTAACATGACCAGGGACGGAAAATACACTGCAGAGATTGAGTTCATTACGCAAGAG GAATGGGAAGAGGAGCTTCAGTCCATCTTAGCAGAGAGAAAATCAGAAGAGGGAAATGATGACGAGAAGGAGGACAGTGATGGCGACACAGATGAATATGATGATGCTGATAAGATCTATGCATTGTACAGAGAAGATGGAAATGAGGCATCTGTGAACAATCTGATGGACAGCAGGCACTTTAAATCAATTCCAGAGTTTCTCTCAGGAAAAAAGAAAGAATTTAAAACATCTCAG GCAGAAGAACTCTCTAGAGAACTTTGGTGCTACTTACGGAGTGACATACCGAGTAACGAACAACAATATTGGCCGCTTGTGAAGTCTGTGACCATCAAGATACCAAATGTCAAAGACCTTCTGGAGCACATTGTGCTGATTGATCTTCCAGGCAATGGAGACTGCAACAAGAGTAGAGATGAGATGTGGAAATCG GTTGTTGGAAGATGCACCACCGTGTGGATTGTGAGTGAAATTAATCGACCAGTGTCAGAGAAGGAAGCTTGGGAGATCTTAGACAGAAGTGTCAGCTACTTGGGACACGGTGGACAATGTCGAAGCATCAGTTTCATCTGCACAAAAACAGACAACATCTGTGTGGATGATGACAT GAACAAAGAACGTGACAGTATATTGAGCAGAAATAAGGTTGCCAAGAAAAAGGTGGAAGAGAAATTCAACAAGCAACCAAAAATCAAG GAACATTTCAACATTGACAAGGACTTTTTCCAAGTGTTTACTGTGAGTTCCAAGGAATACCGGAAGAACAGTGTTTTACAGCCAGAAGACACAG AAATACCCAAACTTCAGGAATTTCTTAGAAATCTCAATGATCGTCGCACAAAGACTTCAGATTATGTTTCTGGAGCCTATgggatactctctctgatacaagGAGCCAAAAGCAGCGACATG acagacagaaaaaaagAGGTGTGCCAGGTTCTGGAAAATAACCTGAAAGAGGGGCTCGAAACCATTGGTCAATCTATGGATGAGGCTTATGAAGCTTTTGAACGATGCCTCTCAGAAGGAGTTCGACAGTCAGTAGAAACATGTGAGAAAATTGCCAAGGATAAAGTGATAGAACCA AAGGGAAGAAATGGCAGAGGGTATCATAAGGTATTGAAGTCCTTATGCAAGAATAACGGAGTTTACAAACCAATCAGAAAAAAGGGAAAGAAAAGGCAAATGGAAATAAACCTTAATGACAGTTTGGCCTCATGTATGAGAGATCTCAGCAATGAAACGTTCAAGAAATATTTCCC AAATCAAGGCAAGGGCAGCTCAATCAATGATTTGATTGATAACTTCACCCTTGACACAAACAGCTTGGTTGAGGAGCACCCAGAAGTGTCATTGCATCTGACATTCCTCAAGACAGAG GAAACCAAGTTGAAGGCAAAACTAAAGAGGGACATCCGTGAGAGGAAGAAAGAAATCTACAACATTCTCCCAAAGTCAATCAGTGACACAATGCGCCCATGCTATGAAA GGGCGGCACAGTACACGGGAACAGACAGTCTGGAGAGTATGCGAAAGGAGCTGAGGAATCACTTGAAGACATTTAAGGAAGAAATGTTCCACAAGGCCAAGAAAGAGATGCTGGATCTCCTCAAAGAAATGAAG AAACACATTGTGGAGGAGCTGGAGCATGAACTACAAGAATCCATGAGCCAGTCACTCAAGACGCCTGACAACTTGCTCGTCCCAGGTAAAGGGAATAAACCATTGTGGTATATAACAACCATATACAGGATTATAAACCATGtagtttgggtcctggatgctgattggcttaaAAAGCATTTCAACAGTGTGTATATCAGACTACAGGTATGA
- the LOC106601861 gene encoding nuclear GTPase SLIP-GC isoform X6 yields MDDYVKRKLQEWVLSEYIDNFKGQQISETNFKLLLGEEKAQETLIPPWGPRLLFKKKLGELCNNEIEPSTSKMLSPCATSTPGKRNTDEANPPIAKRHCGTSLGRADDMTKGKQIMKRVRGKLQSKPADQQSSLKFKEFLSHKIKVLETDKKEVVGVFGKTGAGKSYLINSILDQGNLLPSGDVSACTSVMIQVEANMTRDGKYTAEIEFITQEEWEEELQSILAERKSEEGNDDEKEDSDGDTDEYDDADKIYALYREDGNEASVNNLMDSRHFKSIPEFLSGKKKEFKTSQAEELSRELWCYLRSDIPSNEQQYWPLVKSVTIKIPNVKDLLEHIVLIDLPGNGDCNKSRDEMWKSVVGRCTTVWIVSEINRPVSEKEAWEILDRSVSYLGHGGQCRSISFICTKTDNICVDDDMNKERDSILSRNKVAKKKVEEKFNKQPKIKEHFNIDKDFFQVFTVSSKEYRKNSVLQPEDTEIPKLQEFLRNLNDRRTKTSDYVSGAYGILSLIQGAKSSDMTDRKKEVCQVLENNLKEGLETIGQSMDEAYEAFERCLSEGVRQSVETCEKIAKDKVIEPGRNGRGYHKVLKSLCKNNGVYKPIRKKGKKRQMEINLNDSLASCMRDLSNETFKKYFPNQGKGSSINDLIDNFTLDTNSLVEEHPEVSLHLTFLKTEETKLKAKLKRDIRERKKEIYNILPKSISDTMRPCYERAAQYTGTDSLESMRKELRNHLKTFKEEMFHKAKKEMLDLLKEMKKHIVEELEHELQESMSQSLKTPDNLLVPGKGNKPLWYITTIYRIINHVVWVLDADWLKKHFNSVYIRLQV; encoded by the exons ATGGACGACTATGTGAAAAGGAAGTTACAAGAATGGGTACTCAGTGAGTACATTGACAACTTTAAAG GTCAACAAATTTCAGAAACAAATTTCAAGCTCCTACTTGGTGAAGAAAAAGCTCAGGAGACCTTGATTCCACCTTGGGGACCAAGGCTTCTATTCAAAAAGAAACTTGGAGAATTATGTAACAACGAG ATTGAGCCCTCAACCAGTAAGATGCTCTCTCCCTGTGCTACCTCTACTCCAG GCAAAAGGAATACAGATGAGGCTAATCCACCAATAGCCAAACGGCATTGTGGCACTTCATTGGGAAGAGCAG ATGacatgacaaagggaaaacagatCATGAAACGGGTCAGAGGCAAACTCCAAAGCAAACCTGCCGATCAGCAAAGTTCATTGAAGTTCAAAGAATTCCTTAG CCATAAAATCAAAGTGTTGGAGACTGACAAAAAAGAGGTAGTGGGTGTATTTGGGAAGACTGGGGCTGGTAAAAGCTATTTGATTAACAGCATCTTGGATCAGGGAAATTTACTGCCCTCTGGAGATGTCAGTGCATGCACCTCAGTCATGATTCAGGTGGAGGCTAACATGACCAGGGACGGAAAATACACTGCAGAGATTGAGTTCATTACGCAAGAG GAATGGGAAGAGGAGCTTCAGTCCATCTTAGCAGAGAGAAAATCAGAAGAGGGAAATGATGACGAGAAGGAGGACAGTGATGGCGACACAGATGAATATGATGATGCTGATAAGATCTATGCATTGTACAGAGAAGATGGAAATGAGGCATCTGTGAACAATCTGATGGACAGCAGGCACTTTAAATCAATTCCAGAGTTTCTCTCAGGAAAAAAGAAAGAATTTAAAACATCTCAG GCAGAAGAACTCTCTAGAGAACTTTGGTGCTACTTACGGAGTGACATACCGAGTAACGAACAACAATATTGGCCGCTTGTGAAGTCTGTGACCATCAAGATACCAAATGTCAAAGACCTTCTGGAGCACATTGTGCTGATTGATCTTCCAGGCAATGGAGACTGCAACAAGAGTAGAGATGAGATGTGGAAATCG GTTGTTGGAAGATGCACCACCGTGTGGATTGTGAGTGAAATTAATCGACCAGTGTCAGAGAAGGAAGCTTGGGAGATCTTAGACAGAAGTGTCAGCTACTTGGGACACGGTGGACAATGTCGAAGCATCAGTTTCATCTGCACAAAAACAGACAACATCTGTGTGGATGATGACAT GAACAAAGAACGTGACAGTATATTGAGCAGAAATAAGGTTGCCAAGAAAAAGGTGGAAGAGAAATTCAACAAGCAACCAAAAATCAAG GAACATTTCAACATTGACAAGGACTTTTTCCAAGTGTTTACTGTGAGTTCCAAGGAATACCGGAAGAACAGTGTTTTACAGCCAGAAGACACAG AAATACCCAAACTTCAGGAATTTCTTAGAAATCTCAATGATCGTCGCACAAAGACTTCAGATTATGTTTCTGGAGCCTATgggatactctctctgatacaagGAGCCAAAAGCAGCGACATG acagacagaaaaaaagAGGTGTGCCAGGTTCTGGAAAATAACCTGAAAGAGGGGCTCGAAACCATTGGTCAATCTATGGATGAGGCTTATGAAGCTTTTGAACGATGCCTCTCAGAAGGAGTTCGACAGTCAGTAGAAACATGTGAGAAAATTGCCAAGGATAAAGTGATAGAACCA GGAAGAAATGGCAGAGGGTATCATAAGGTATTGAAGTCCTTATGCAAGAATAACGGAGTTTACAAACCAATCAGAAAAAAGGGAAAGAAAAGGCAAATGGAAATAAACCTTAATGACAGTTTGGCCTCATGTATGAGAGATCTCAGCAATGAAACGTTCAAGAAATATTTCCC AAATCAAGGCAAGGGCAGCTCAATCAATGATTTGATTGATAACTTCACCCTTGACACAAACAGCTTGGTTGAGGAGCACCCAGAAGTGTCATTGCATCTGACATTCCTCAAGACAGAG GAAACCAAGTTGAAGGCAAAACTAAAGAGGGACATCCGTGAGAGGAAGAAAGAAATCTACAACATTCTCCCAAAGTCAATCAGTGACACAATGCGCCCATGCTATGAAA GGGCGGCACAGTACACGGGAACAGACAGTCTGGAGAGTATGCGAAAGGAGCTGAGGAATCACTTGAAGACATTTAAGGAAGAAATGTTCCACAAGGCCAAGAAAGAGATGCTGGATCTCCTCAAAGAAATGAAG AAACACATTGTGGAGGAGCTGGAGCATGAACTACAAGAATCCATGAGCCAGTCACTCAAGACGCCTGACAACTTGCTCGTCCCAGGTAAAGGGAATAAACCATTGTGGTATATAACAACCATATACAGGATTATAAACCATGtagtttgggtcctggatgctgattggcttaaAAAGCATTTCAACAGTGTGTATATCAGACTACAGGTATGA
- the LOC106601861 gene encoding nuclear GTPase SLIP-GC isoform X1 has protein sequence MDDYVKRKLQEWVLSEYIDNFKGQQISETNFKLLLGEEKAQETLIPPWGPRLLFKKKLGELCNNEIEPSTSKMLSPCATSTPGKRNTDEANPPIAKRHCGTSLGRADDMTKGKQIMKRVRGKLQSKPADQQSSLKFKEFLSHKIKVLETDKKEVVGVFGKTGAGKSYLINSILDQGNLLPSGDVSACTSVMIQVEANMTRDGKYTAEIEFITQEEWEEELQSILAERKSEEGNDDEKEDSDGDTDEYDDADKIYALYREDGNEASVNNLMDSRHFKSIPEFLSGKKKEFKTSQAEELSRELWCYLRSDIPSNEQQYWPLVKSVTIKIPNVKDLLEHIVLIDLPGNGDCNKSRDEMWKSVVGRCTTVWIVSEINRPVSEKEAWEILDRSVSYLGHGGQCRSISFICTKTDNICVDDDMNKERDSILSRNKVAKKKVEEKFNKQPKIKVNYSAIISCLEKNPYLFYLCSYFQSPTFQEHFNIDKDFFQVFTVSSKEYRKNSVLQPEDTEIPKLQEFLRNLNDRRTKTSDYVSGAYGILSLIQGAKSSDMTDRKKEVCQVLENNLKEGLETIGQSMDEAYEAFERCLSEGVRQSVETCEKIAKDKVIEPKGRNGRGYHKVLKSLCKNNGVYKPIRKKGKKRQMEINLNDSLASCMRDLSNETFKKYFPNQGKGSSINDLIDNFTLDTNSLVEEHPEVSLHLTFLKTEETKLKAKLKRDIRERKKEIYNILPKSISDTMRPCYERAAQYTGTDSLESMRKELRNHLKTFKEEMFHKAKKEMLDLLKEMKKHIVEELEHELQESMSQSLKTPDNLLVPGKGNKPLWYITTIYRIINHVVWVLDADWLKKHFNSVYIRLQV, from the exons ATGGACGACTATGTGAAAAGGAAGTTACAAGAATGGGTACTCAGTGAGTACATTGACAACTTTAAAG GTCAACAAATTTCAGAAACAAATTTCAAGCTCCTACTTGGTGAAGAAAAAGCTCAGGAGACCTTGATTCCACCTTGGGGACCAAGGCTTCTATTCAAAAAGAAACTTGGAGAATTATGTAACAACGAG ATTGAGCCCTCAACCAGTAAGATGCTCTCTCCCTGTGCTACCTCTACTCCAG GCAAAAGGAATACAGATGAGGCTAATCCACCAATAGCCAAACGGCATTGTGGCACTTCATTGGGAAGAGCAG ATGacatgacaaagggaaaacagatCATGAAACGGGTCAGAGGCAAACTCCAAAGCAAACCTGCCGATCAGCAAAGTTCATTGAAGTTCAAAGAATTCCTTAG CCATAAAATCAAAGTGTTGGAGACTGACAAAAAAGAGGTAGTGGGTGTATTTGGGAAGACTGGGGCTGGTAAAAGCTATTTGATTAACAGCATCTTGGATCAGGGAAATTTACTGCCCTCTGGAGATGTCAGTGCATGCACCTCAGTCATGATTCAGGTGGAGGCTAACATGACCAGGGACGGAAAATACACTGCAGAGATTGAGTTCATTACGCAAGAG GAATGGGAAGAGGAGCTTCAGTCCATCTTAGCAGAGAGAAAATCAGAAGAGGGAAATGATGACGAGAAGGAGGACAGTGATGGCGACACAGATGAATATGATGATGCTGATAAGATCTATGCATTGTACAGAGAAGATGGAAATGAGGCATCTGTGAACAATCTGATGGACAGCAGGCACTTTAAATCAATTCCAGAGTTTCTCTCAGGAAAAAAGAAAGAATTTAAAACATCTCAG GCAGAAGAACTCTCTAGAGAACTTTGGTGCTACTTACGGAGTGACATACCGAGTAACGAACAACAATATTGGCCGCTTGTGAAGTCTGTGACCATCAAGATACCAAATGTCAAAGACCTTCTGGAGCACATTGTGCTGATTGATCTTCCAGGCAATGGAGACTGCAACAAGAGTAGAGATGAGATGTGGAAATCG GTTGTTGGAAGATGCACCACCGTGTGGATTGTGAGTGAAATTAATCGACCAGTGTCAGAGAAGGAAGCTTGGGAGATCTTAGACAGAAGTGTCAGCTACTTGGGACACGGTGGACAATGTCGAAGCATCAGTTTCATCTGCACAAAAACAGACAACATCTGTGTGGATGATGACAT GAACAAAGAACGTGACAGTATATTGAGCAGAAATAAGGTTGCCAAGAAAAAGGTGGAAGAGAAATTCAACAAGCAACCAAAAATCAAGGTAAATTACAGTGCCATTATTTCATGCCTAGAAAAAAAtccttatttattttatttatgctcTTACTTTCAATCACCAACCTTTCAGGAACATTTCAACATTGACAAGGACTTTTTCCAAGTGTTTACTGTGAGTTCCAAGGAATACCGGAAGAACAGTGTTTTACAGCCAGAAGACACAG AAATACCCAAACTTCAGGAATTTCTTAGAAATCTCAATGATCGTCGCACAAAGACTTCAGATTATGTTTCTGGAGCCTATgggatactctctctgatacaagGAGCCAAAAGCAGCGACATG acagacagaaaaaaagAGGTGTGCCAGGTTCTGGAAAATAACCTGAAAGAGGGGCTCGAAACCATTGGTCAATCTATGGATGAGGCTTATGAAGCTTTTGAACGATGCCTCTCAGAAGGAGTTCGACAGTCAGTAGAAACATGTGAGAAAATTGCCAAGGATAAAGTGATAGAACCA AAGGGAAGAAATGGCAGAGGGTATCATAAGGTATTGAAGTCCTTATGCAAGAATAACGGAGTTTACAAACCAATCAGAAAAAAGGGAAAGAAAAGGCAAATGGAAATAAACCTTAATGACAGTTTGGCCTCATGTATGAGAGATCTCAGCAATGAAACGTTCAAGAAATATTTCCC AAATCAAGGCAAGGGCAGCTCAATCAATGATTTGATTGATAACTTCACCCTTGACACAAACAGCTTGGTTGAGGAGCACCCAGAAGTGTCATTGCATCTGACATTCCTCAAGACAGAG GAAACCAAGTTGAAGGCAAAACTAAAGAGGGACATCCGTGAGAGGAAGAAAGAAATCTACAACATTCTCCCAAAGTCAATCAGTGACACAATGCGCCCATGCTATGAAA GGGCGGCACAGTACACGGGAACAGACAGTCTGGAGAGTATGCGAAAGGAGCTGAGGAATCACTTGAAGACATTTAAGGAAGAAATGTTCCACAAGGCCAAGAAAGAGATGCTGGATCTCCTCAAAGAAATGAAG AAACACATTGTGGAGGAGCTGGAGCATGAACTACAAGAATCCATGAGCCAGTCACTCAAGACGCCTGACAACTTGCTCGTCCCAGGTAAAGGGAATAAACCATTGTGGTATATAACAACCATATACAGGATTATAAACCATGtagtttgggtcctggatgctgattggcttaaAAAGCATTTCAACAGTGTGTATATCAGACTACAGGTATGA